From the genome of Salvia splendens isolate huo1 chromosome 7, SspV2, whole genome shotgun sequence:
gtaaggtataccgcaaaagtatggtataccgaactttggtacggcataccaaaaatgaggtacgatatcggtatgaaaattctccataccgaaaataaagtataccgaagttcggtataccgaaaattttggtaagataaatgtatgattttttcgcataccgaatttaaGGTAAGGTATACAGTAtgatggtttcggtaaggttTACCGTGCCTACCCACCCCTATTTAAATACTTATAATCATAACCGTAAATGTTTGAATTTTGGTTTAGCTAATGAGttactattaattaaaattatattattcatttattaatataaaaattctatatttataaataataaatacacatttagatcattaacaaaataaactataaataaaaatatactccgtattacatagcacaaattaaaattaaaaaaataaaatataaagtagTTACAATAGAAAGATTCaaattcataataaaataagaaaatataataatttcttaagcactttttatatataaaatataaagtagatatagtaattttttttacagcCCAGCGGGCCAGCCCACCAACCTGTCAGACTGACAAGCTTAACCCAGCAGCCCGTATGGGCTAGCCCGATTTCTATTTAGTATAATTATCAGTTCTAACCATTTTTAGGGGCTAATTGGGCCAACCATTGAATTCGGGCTAATGACAATAATTGCATTTGCATTACATTACTCAAATGATGAATTGATTGGGCCCAAACTATAAATATACAGGACTCAAATTCCGATATCGGATAAGGAATAATAGATAGTACTTCgtattttaattctaatttacCAATAAATGAGTGGACCAACATATATGTTGAAATTCAAAGTttaaaaattggtaaaatatgatCAATTTAACTTGTCCTCttatttggaaaataaatattttcagtATATTCGACCTAATAAAGTCAATATTACGTTGTATCGCAATTTAAGTCAAACGACGTCGGTTGTGTATATTGCTTAAggcaatttaaaataataaattgcaGAATCCAAAACTGAAGGCTGAGCCCTGTAAAGAGCCCAGAGTTAAATACTGGGCTTTTCAGCCTTTCAACAGCTCTATAAAACAGTAAAACCCTACATCACTTCCTTTGCCCTCTCCACATCTCCTCTCTCTCAAACCCTAGCAGCAGCAGCCACCACCAACCAAAAATGGCGCCCAAGATGGATCCAACGCAGATCGTCGACGTTTACGTCCGCGTCACTGGAGGAGAGGTCGGTGCCGCCAGTTCTCTCGCCCCTAAGATCGGTCCTCTCGGTCTTTCCCCGAAGAAAATCGGTGAGGACATCGCCAAGGAAACTGCCAAGGACTGGAAGGGCCTCCGCGTCACCGTCAAACTCACGGTCCAGAATCGTCAGGCGAAGGTCACGGTTGTCCCCTCCGCCGCTGCCTTGGTCATCAAGGCGCTCAAGGAGCCCGAGCGAGACAGGAAGAAGACGAAGAACATCAAGCACAACGGCAATATTTCCCTCGATGACGTCTTCGAGATCGCGAAGGTGATGAGCCCGCGCTCCATGGCCAAGGATTTCGCTGGCACCGTGAAGGAAATCCTAGGTACTTGTGTTTCAGTCGGTTGTACCGTCGATGGGAAGGATCCCAAGGATTTGCAGCAGGAGATTACCGATGGCGATGTGGAAGTCCCTCTGGATTGAGCTCAAGGTTTTACTTGGAATATGAATTcctgttatattttattttagctACTTATTTTCCTTTGGTTTGACGATGGATTTATTTATCCGACTTTATCTTGTGATGCAAAACAGCGACGTTTAGATGAAATATGCTGATGCTATTGTTTTTGCTATATTACCATAACGTGTTTTGCATCTGTATTATGTTTTTTGATTTGTTGCTTAAGCCTCTGTTTTAAAATTGTTTATTTGTATTAGTTAATTGCTGTTAGTTGCGATTACTCATGTGAGTATTGGAATATTGATAATTCTTGTTTATGTGCAATCTTAATTTCGAAATGAGTCCAGGATTGTACGTTCTATAAAATGCTTGCTTTGTGGTATAACTATTTAGTAGTCTGCATCATATTAAACTATATAGGTTGCTTAATATGTGCTCAAAGCTTGATGGAGTTGGTTTGTAATATGAAAAAACTGATCATCTGATGAACGCACATTTTTTGCAATCAATGCTATGTTTCTCTTGATTTATGTTTAGTTTGTGTAAGATAATGTGGTATTAGTCTAGTTTTGCCATTTCTTCCTGATACCTGTTGTTGTTACTAGAGATAATGGGTACCTGTATGAAATCTCCTTGTTATTCACAAGCCCTTATTTTTAGGTCAAAAAATTCTATTTGTGCTTTGCATACTTAGCAAACACTGCACCTTTGCATTACTAGAATTTGTTTGCCTATGTTCCAGACTTCCTGTTTAATCACTGTGATCACTGATCTATGTGCCATTGATGCATCTCTGTTTTGATATTATTGTTGACATTCTATTTATGTTTATCTCTTTCATATTACCTCAGCACGTTTGTCGTTGTGAATGCAAATAGGTTTGTTTGTATATTGTTCAGACACCTCTTAGTTCCCCCCTCATTACTCCCTTGACCCTGGGAATATTGTTCAGACACCTCTTATATTGTTTTGTGAGATTATAGTTGTGATGATACTTGTTTCTGTGCATggttatattttgttttggtaCATTTAAGATTATACTTTTGATGCATTTACGCCTTGCATAGAAATGGTAGATATTTAACTATTCACCAGtttttttatcctttttttGGTTTTTACTAATAAATACTCTATTTTTCGGTTTATACCACAACATACCCAAATCACCTTTTGAGGTTTTACGACTATGAAAATTGAGTTGTTCGAAAATACTGTATTACTTAAAGTTTGAGTTTAATTTAAGATTAAATTACCCTATTAGTCTCtgattttattgaaaaaagCATTAATGGTCTCTAGAAAATTTTTATATCTTTTTTAGTATGCTAAGACTAATGTAACCCTAGGCATCAATAATTTGAATGTAATGTTTGATTTTTGAGGTCATTTTGAACCTTTggtttaaaaaatactactgcaatttattttgaattgtaGAAAATCTTAGTAGTCTTAGGATTCCTTCTCTCCTACCATCACTGAAACTCCATAGATTTATTATATGtttctttctttgttttgaGATGTTCAAAGAAAATGGTGAACCCAACTCTAGGACTCACGGTTCATTATGTGGAGGATATGA
Proteins encoded in this window:
- the LOC121742410 gene encoding 60S ribosomal protein L12-like, which translates into the protein MAPKMDPTQIVDVYVRVTGGEVGAASSLAPKIGPLGLSPKKIGEDIAKETAKDWKGLRVTVKLTVQNRQAKVTVVPSAAALVIKALKEPERDRKKTKNIKHNGNISLDDVFEIAKVMSPRSMAKDFAGTVKEILGTCVSVGCTVDGKDPKDLQQEITDGDVEVPLD